The genomic DNA TGAAATCGAGGATCAAAGCGTCGAGCAGGGGAAAAAGTTCGGCAAGGCGCGGGTGCGTCGCGTTGCTCTCGATGGCGGCGGAGATCCCCGCTTTTTTTAAAAGAATCAGCGCCGTTTTCAATTCTTCGAACTGCAAAGTCGGCTCCCCGCCCGTAAAGGTCACGCCGCCGCCGTCGAAAAACAGCGCGCGGCAGGAGAGCGCCTCCGAATAAATTTCTTCGGGCGATAAGTTTTCGCCGCCCGTTTCCATGCACTCGGGGTTGGAACACCACGGGCAGCGCATATTGCAGCCCGTCAGATGATACACCAGCCGATTGCCCGGACCGTCCTGCGAATAGTTGAAACCTTTTTGAAATATCTGCATTGTTTCCTCGATAATTAAATGATTTGACAAATATAGTATAACGCTAATTTTTTCATTTGTAAATCGAATTAACAAATAATTTTATTTGATTGACAAATTTTTCCGCGCGGGGTATAATAAAGGAAATGGAAAACACGTTGAACGCATCGCGGATGAAAAAGCGCAACCGCGCGGAAATATTGCGGCTTATACGGCAGACGGGCTGTTCCCGCGCGGAACTTGCCAAAAGGACGGGGCTCACGCGCGCCGCGGTCTCGCTAATCGTGGACGAGTGCCTGCGTCTCGGCATGCTCGAAGAGGGCGACAAAAATCCTTCGGCGGTTGGGCGCAGATCCGTGGGGCTGCGTACGCGCGGCGGCTACGGGCACCGCATCGGGCTGAATATCTCGCGCGAGGCGTACACGCTGGGCCTGGTCGATTTCGGGGGCAAGATCATACGTTCCTTTCGGAAAGAAATTTCGGCCGATCTTGCGCCGACGGAAGCGCTCGGAGAGATCTGCGAAATAATACGGGCGATGAAAGAGGGGGCGGAAGGCGTCTTCCTCGGTATCGGCGTCACCATGCCGGGGCCGCTTTCCAGAGAGAGCGGCGCGCTTTTGAAAGTCCCGAATCTCTCCGCGTGGAATGATTTCCCCGTCCGAAAATATTTCGAAGACGCGTTTTCCTGTCCGGTATGTCTCGATAACAATTCCAACGCAGCGGCACAGGCGGAACCTTTCTACAATCCCGATGTGCGCGGCGTCAGTTTTATGGAACTGATCGTCGATTCGGGGCTCGGAAGCGGCGTCATGCTCTATGCTGACGGGCGCGTCGTGGGGTTCGACTGCGAATTCGGCCACACCTCCCTTCGTTCGGACGGCGAAAAATGCAGTTGCGGCAATTTCGGCTGCGCGGAGTTGTACGCCTCGATGAAAGCGCTCCTGCGCTATGCGCAGAGCCTCGGCTGCCCGTATCGTTCGTGGGAGGGGATCGCCGACGGGTACCTCGCAGGCGACGCGCTCTGCAAGGAGGCTGTCGGGCGGGAAACGCTGTACCTCGGCCGCCTGCTCGTCAACGCGGTCAACTCGTTTGCGCTGGACGCGGTCGTATTCGCGGGTGAGATCGTCTATCGGTTTGAAGAGATCTTTGCCGCGCGGCTGCAAAAGATCGTGGAAGAGGGCTCCATCAAAAAGAAAAAAATCAAAATCGTGACGTCGAAGATCGGGAACGTGGAAATTCTCGCCTCGGCGAATCTGGTCGGCGAGTCCGACGGACAGGAGGATTAAATGAAAGAAACGACGCATCGTCTCATCGAAACGTTTTTCAAAGAGCACCCCGAAATGTCCTATCTTTTCGATCGCGCGTGCCTTGCCGTCGAAAAGATGGCGGGGGTCTATCTGCCGAATAAGATCATGACTTGCGGCAACGGCGGCAGTTTTTCCGACAGCGGCCATATCGTGGGCGAACTGATGAAATCGTTTTTGAAAAAACGCCCCGTTGCGCTCTCCGACGGGGATGAAACCGTTTACGGAAAATTGGAGGGCGCCGTGCCCGCTCTGTGCCTGGGGGAAAGTTCTCCGCTTGCGACGGCCGTTCTAAATGATATCGGCGGCGAATGGATCTTCGCGCAGCAGGTGTACGGTCTGGGCTGCGCGGGCGACGTGCTCATCGGGCTTTCCACTTCGGGCAATTCGGCGGGCGTTCTGCGCGCCGTGCGCGTCGCAAAAAGAAAGGGCGTCTTTACCGTCGCGATGACGGGACAAAGCGGCGGCGCGCTCAAAGAAGAATGCGACCTGCTTTTAAACGTGCCCGCTGCGGAAACCTACCGCGTGCAGGAACTGCATCTGCCTCTGTATCATCTGCTCTGCGCCGCCGTGGAATCGGAGCGTTGGGACTGAATAAACTGCATCATAAGCGTTTCGTTTTTGCGGAACGCTTTTTTTTATGAAAAAATAAATTTTTTATTCGGAACGCTTGACAAATAATTATGAATATATTATTATATGAATAGTTATTCATGTGTAAACCGAAGTTAAATTTATATAAGAGAGGAAAATCGTTATGGAAATAAAAGAAATCGAGCAAGATAAGAGCATGGCGGACGACGAAAGGAGCCGCTGCGAACACGAAGCGTCCGTGCAAAAGGTGCGGTGCAGTATGCCCTCGGAGGAGGACGTGGCGACGATGTGCGCGGCGTTCAAAGCGTTGGGCGAACCTTCGCGCATGAAGATCCTTCTCGCCTTGGCGGAAGGGGAAATGTGCGTGTATCACATCGCGGAGGCGGTGGAGGGGCAGCAGAGCGCGGTATCGCATCAACTGCGGATATTGCGCGACAGCCGTATCATCAAATCCCGCCGCGACGGAAAAAATATTTTATATTCCCTTGCGGACGAACACGTGGCGAAAATCATTGAAATGAGCCGCGAGCATCTTTCTTGCTGAACGAGGAGTATTTTATGCAGAAACACATACAACTTTCCGGACTGGACTGCGCGGCGTGCGCGCTCGAACTGGAAGAGGAGATCCGCCGCGTGCGGGGCGTGCGCTCCGCCTCCGTGGATTTTATGAAACAGCGGCTGTCGCTCGAATGCGACGATGAAGAAACGCTGGAAAAAGTCAAACGGGTGGCGTCGAATTTCGAAGAGGTGAAAGTCATAGAAGAGCCGCTGCGTGCGGCAAAACCGAACGTCTGGAAGACCTATCGGGCGGACATCCTCTGTATCGCGTTTTCGGCGGCGCTTCTGTTGGCGACGTTTTTCATTCCCGAACGCTATTCCGTCGCGCTGTACGTGCTGTATGCGCTTTCCTACGCGTCGGTCGCCGCGTCCATCGTGTGGACGACCGTGAAAAATCTTGCGCACGGGCGCATTTTCGATGAAAATTTTCTCATGACCATCGCTTCGATCGGTGCGATCTGTCTGGCGCAATACGCCGAGGCGATCGAGGTCATGCTGCTGTACCGCTTGGGCGAACTGCTGCAGAGCATCGTGGTGGGGGCCTCCCGCAAGTCCATTGCCGACCTGATGGACTTAAAGAGCGAGAGCGCCACCGTTTTAACCGAAAACGGGCAGAAGACCGTAACGCCCGAACAAATAGAGATCGGGGATGTGATGCTCGTAAAAGCGGGCGAAAAGATCGCGGTGGACGGGGTAGTCGTCAAAGGCAGGACGGCGCTGGACGTCAAATCGCTCAGCGGCGAGGCTGCGTTTGCGGACGTTTCGGAGGGCGACGCCGTTTTGGGCGGCAGCATCAACGCGGGCGGCGTCATCGAAGTGCGCGCCGAAAAGGCGTACAGCGACAGCACGGTCGCCAAAATTTTAGACCTTGTGGAAAATTCCACGGCAAAGAAGGCGAAACCCGAAAAATTCATTACGAAATTCGCAAAGATCTATACGCCCGTCGTCTGTCTGGCGGCTGCCGTGGTGGCGTTTCTCGTCCCCCTGTTTACGGGCAATCATTACGCCGATTTCGGCGACTGGGTCTACCGCGCGCTCGTCTTTTTAGTCATTTCCTGCCCCTGCGCATTGGTCATATCCGTGCCGCTCTCCTATTTCAGCGGCATCGGCTTTGCGGCGAAACACGGGATACTGGTCAAAGGTTCCACCTCCTTAGACACGCTCGCCCGCACGAAGATCGCCGCGTTCGACAAGACGGGCACGCTGACGCTGGGCGACTTCTGCGTCTCCGCCGCGCATCCCGTAAAGGAGGGGGAACGCGAATTTCTGCTTGCCGTCGCCGCGGCCGCCGAACAAAAATCCTCGCATCCTTTGGCGCGCGCTTTTGCGGGGATCGCTCCCTTGGGCGAGGCGGAGGACGTCTTCGAAATTTCGGGGCGCGGGATAAAGTGCAGGATAAACGACAAGACCGCGCTCGTCGGCAACGCCAAACTACTCGCGGAAAACGGCGTCGCGTTCGAGCCTGCGGAGGCGGACGGCACGCTCGTGTACGCGGCGTACGATAATAAGTATCTTGGGTTTTTGGAGATCGAAGACAAGATCAAAGAAAACGCGCGGGAGTCGCTCGCGGCGCTCAAAAAACTCGGCGTTTCCCGTACGGTCATGCTTACGGGCGATAACAGCCGCCGCGCCGAAAAGGTGGCGGCCGCAGTGGGGCTGGACGAAACGTACAGCGAACTTTTGCCCGATCAAAAACTGGAGATCGCGTCGAAACTCAAAAAAGAGGGCGCGCTCACCTATGTCGGCGACGGCATCAACGACGCGCCCGTGCTCATCGAGGCGGATACGGGCGTTTCCATGGGCGGCGTGGGCAGCGACGCGGCCATCGAGGCGTCGGACGCGGTGCTCGTTTCCGACGATCTTTCAAAGGTACCGCTCGCGGTGCGCATCGCGCGCAAGACCCGCGCGGTGGTCGTGCAGAACATCGCATTTTCCATCGCCGTCAAATTGATCCTCATGGTTTTAGGGCTTCTGGATATCGTGCCTTTGTGGGTGGCGGTGCTGGCTGACGTGGGCGTGATGATGCTCGCGGTGCTCAATTCTTTCCGCACGCGGACGGGCTTTTCAAA from Candidatus Borkfalkia ceftriaxoniphila includes the following:
- a CDS encoding ArsR/SmtB family transcription factor, yielding MEIKEIEQDKSMADDERSRCEHEASVQKVRCSMPSEEDVATMCAAFKALGEPSRMKILLALAEGEMCVYHIAEAVEGQQSAVSHQLRILRDSRIIKSRRDGKNILYSLADEHVAKIIEMSREHLSC
- a CDS encoding radical SAM protein codes for the protein MQIFQKGFNYSQDGPGNRLVYHLTGCNMRCPWCSNPECMETGGENLSPEEIYSEALSCRALFFDGGGVTFTGGEPTLQFEELKTALILLKKAGISAAIESNATHPRLAELFPLLDALILDFKHWDDGAHFAATGQHNRAVKENLCAAFSLHPNLLVRTVLIKGFNDTQNDAEAFAAFYRKNGGERAKFEFLPYHEYGKAKWKKCGREYAVTDAFVSEQTVQTYAEIYRQNHLNVVKT
- a CDS encoding ROK family transcriptional regulator produces the protein MENTLNASRMKKRNRAEILRLIRQTGCSRAELAKRTGLTRAAVSLIVDECLRLGMLEEGDKNPSAVGRRSVGLRTRGGYGHRIGLNISREAYTLGLVDFGGKIIRSFRKEISADLAPTEALGEICEIIRAMKEGAEGVFLGIGVTMPGPLSRESGALLKVPNLSAWNDFPVRKYFEDAFSCPVCLDNNSNAAAQAEPFYNPDVRGVSFMELIVDSGLGSGVMLYADGRVVGFDCEFGHTSLRSDGEKCSCGNFGCAELYASMKALLRYAQSLGCPYRSWEGIADGYLAGDALCKEAVGRETLYLGRLLVNAVNSFALDAVVFAGEIVYRFEEIFAARLQKIVEEGSIKKKKIKIVTSKIGNVEILASANLVGESDGQED
- a CDS encoding heavy metal translocating P-type ATPase, translating into MQKHIQLSGLDCAACALELEEEIRRVRGVRSASVDFMKQRLSLECDDEETLEKVKRVASNFEEVKVIEEPLRAAKPNVWKTYRADILCIAFSAALLLATFFIPERYSVALYVLYALSYASVAASIVWTTVKNLAHGRIFDENFLMTIASIGAICLAQYAEAIEVMLLYRLGELLQSIVVGASRKSIADLMDLKSESATVLTENGQKTVTPEQIEIGDVMLVKAGEKIAVDGVVVKGRTALDVKSLSGEAAFADVSEGDAVLGGSINAGGVIEVRAEKAYSDSTVAKILDLVENSTAKKAKPEKFITKFAKIYTPVVCLAAAVVAFLVPLFTGNHYADFGDWVYRALVFLVISCPCALVISVPLSYFSGIGFAAKHGILVKGSTSLDTLARTKIAAFDKTGTLTLGDFCVSAAHPVKEGEREFLLAVAAAAEQKSSHPLARAFAGIAPLGEAEDVFEISGRGIKCRINDKTALVGNAKLLAENGVAFEPAEADGTLVYAAYDNKYLGFLEIEDKIKENARESLAALKKLGVSRTVMLTGDNSRRAEKVAAAVGLDETYSELLPDQKLEIASKLKKEGALTYVGDGINDAPVLIEADTGVSMGGVGSDAAIEASDAVLVSDDLSKVPLAVRIARKTRAVVVQNIAFSIAVKLILMVLGLLDIVPLWVAVLADVGVMMLAVLNSFRTRTGFSNGKGKETACTCGGCCERSREE
- a CDS encoding D-sedoheptulose-7-phosphate isomerase is translated as MKETTHRLIETFFKEHPEMSYLFDRACLAVEKMAGVYLPNKIMTCGNGGSFSDSGHIVGELMKSFLKKRPVALSDGDETVYGKLEGAVPALCLGESSPLATAVLNDIGGEWIFAQQVYGLGCAGDVLIGLSTSGNSAGVLRAVRVAKRKGVFTVAMTGQSGGALKEECDLLLNVPAAETYRVQELHLPLYHLLCAAVESERWD